Proteins encoded in a region of the Triticum dicoccoides isolate Atlit2015 ecotype Zavitan chromosome 3A, WEW_v2.0, whole genome shotgun sequence genome:
- the LOC119273341 gene encoding agamous-like MADS-box protein AGL61, translated as MATATATAPRRRASMGRQKIEIRKIESEEARQVCFSKRRAGLFKKASELAVLCGAEVAAVVFSPAGKAFSFGHPSVEAILDRFVPSAAQHPGAVVAGAGLGAAGDRNLAELNRQYGELRTQLEAEKARKERAEEAMAKERAAGNQMAAWLDADLRDMGEEELMAFAAALVEVQAAVSERANQVLQEALNVGRSRSASRMLQAPPLHQQQQQLAGGGTFELGGTSTNAGMEIQQMLLAMPPPPPPGFAPGMDMVQHGGFPY; from the coding sequence ATGGCAACGGCAACGGCAACGGCGCCGCGGCGGAGGGCAAGCATGGGGCGGCAGAAGATCGAGATTCGGAAGATCGAGAGCGAGGAGGCGCGGCAGGTGTGCTTCTCCAAGCGCCGGGCGGGGCTGTTCAAGAAGGCGAGCGAGCTGGCCGTGCTGTGCGGCGCCGAGGTTGCTGCCGTCGTCTTCTCCCCCGCAGGCAaggccttctccttcggccaccccTCCGTCGAGGCCATCCTCGACCGCTTCGTCCCCTCCGCGGCGCAGCATCCCGGGGCGGTGGTGGCCGGCGCGGGCCTAGGCGCCGCTGGTGACCGCAACCTGGCGGAGCTGAACCGGCAGTACGGCGAGCTGCGCACGCAGCTGGAGGCCGAGAAGGCGCGCAAGGAGCGCGCCGAGGAGGCCATGGCAAAGGAGCGCGCCGCGGGCAACCAGATGGCGGCGTGGCTCGACGCCGACCTGCGCGACATGGGGGAGGAGGAGCTGATGGCCTTCGCCGCCGCGCTGGTCGAGGTGCAGGCCGCCGTCTCGGAGCGTGCCAACCAGGTGCTCCAGGAGGCGCTGAACGTCGGCCGCTCCAGGAGCGCCAGCCGCATGCTCCAGGCGCCCCCACtgcaccaacagcagcaacagctcgcCGGGGGCGGTACCTTCGAGTTGGGTGGCACCAGCACCAACGCCGGGATGGAGATACAGCAAATGCTCCTGGCGATGCCTCCGCCGCCCCCGCCGGGGTTCGCGCCAGGAATGGACATGGTGCAGCACGGCGGATTCCCCTACTGA